GTTCGACTGAAGAAACCTCGCGTTTTTTGAGCTTCGCGCTTAGCTCGTGGATGGTTAAGGTGTGAAGGCTCATTCGATGATCTTGGGAACTTTTAAGAAAGTCTTCTCCCTGGCCGGGGCGTTCGCCAGCAGCTTTTCAGCCTGCGGCTTATTGACGGCGCGGTCTTCGCGAAAGGCGTTGACGACGTCCACGGCGTGGGCGAGCGGCTCTACTTTCTCCGTGTCGAGCTGCTGGAGTTTCTCCATGTACTCCAA
This region of Candidatus Binatia bacterium genomic DNA includes:
- the gatC gene encoding Asp-tRNA(Asn)/Glu-tRNA(Gln) amidotransferase subunit GatC; the encoded protein is MKITREEVRRVALLARLQLSAEEEISLTEQLDKILEYMEKLQQLDTEKVEPLAHAVDVVNAFREDRAVNKPQAEKLLANAPAREKTFLKVPKIIE